A single genomic interval of Cupriavidus sp. MP-37 harbors:
- a CDS encoding aldehyde dehydrogenase family protein, producing the protein MRYQNYINGRWVDSDRHEPNRNPSDLSDHVGEAALASPVLAQEAVAAARAAFGAWSESPVQLRADILDRVGHEILARKEELGHLLAREEGKTLRESIGEVVRAGQIFKYFAQEALRPHGQLVASVRPDIDVEVSAEPVGVVCVITPWNFPIAIPAWKIAPALAFGNCVVFKPAELVPGSAWALAEILSRSGLPDGVFNMVLGHGAELGPVLTTAEGVAAVSFTGSEATGRRIARTLGGTGTRLQLEMGGKNPLVVLGDADLAVAVDAAVQGAFYSTGQRCTASSRIIVTDDIHDRFAAALLEATQRLRVGHALDPATEIGPVVDASQLDKNLRYIAIGREEGAVLACGGERLQCASDGFYLSPALFLDCDSGMRIAQEEIFGPVATVLRARDNDHALELANDTPFGLSAGVCTRSLAQARRFRRHLRAGMVMVNTATAGVDYHVPFGGTKASSYGPHEQGWAAREFFTAGKTSYIRT; encoded by the coding sequence ATGCGATATCAGAACTACATCAACGGCCGCTGGGTCGACAGCGACCGGCATGAACCTAACCGCAACCCGTCCGATTTGTCGGACCACGTCGGCGAAGCTGCCCTCGCCAGCCCGGTGCTGGCGCAAGAGGCCGTTGCGGCGGCCCGCGCCGCCTTTGGCGCGTGGTCCGAAAGCCCGGTGCAGCTGCGCGCGGACATCCTCGATCGCGTCGGCCATGAAATCCTGGCGCGCAAGGAAGAGCTGGGACACCTGCTGGCGCGCGAGGAAGGCAAGACGCTGCGCGAGTCCATCGGCGAGGTCGTGCGCGCGGGACAGATCTTCAAGTACTTCGCGCAGGAAGCCCTGCGGCCGCACGGACAGCTGGTGGCATCGGTGCGGCCGGACATCGACGTGGAAGTCAGCGCCGAACCGGTCGGCGTGGTCTGCGTCATTACGCCGTGGAACTTCCCCATTGCCATCCCGGCATGGAAGATCGCGCCGGCACTGGCGTTCGGCAATTGCGTGGTGTTCAAGCCGGCCGAACTGGTGCCGGGCTCGGCCTGGGCGCTCGCCGAGATCCTGTCGCGCAGCGGCTTGCCGGACGGCGTCTTCAACATGGTCCTCGGCCACGGCGCGGAACTCGGCCCGGTATTGACGACAGCCGAAGGTGTCGCGGCAGTGTCCTTTACCGGCTCGGAAGCCACGGGACGGCGCATTGCCCGGACACTCGGCGGCACCGGCACGCGCCTGCAACTGGAGATGGGCGGCAAGAACCCGCTGGTGGTGCTGGGCGACGCGGATCTCGCCGTGGCGGTCGACGCCGCCGTGCAGGGCGCGTTCTACTCCACTGGCCAGCGTTGCACCGCGTCGTCGCGAATCATCGTGACCGACGACATCCACGACCGCTTCGCCGCGGCGCTGCTCGAGGCTACGCAGCGGCTGCGCGTCGGCCATGCGCTGGATCCGGCCACCGAAATCGGCCCGGTCGTCGACGCCAGCCAACTCGACAAGAACCTGCGCTACATCGCCATTGGCCGCGAGGAAGGCGCCGTGCTGGCGTGCGGCGGCGAGCGGCTGCAGTGCGCCAGCGACGGCTTCTATTTGTCGCCGGCGCTCTTCCTCGACTGCGACAGCGGCATGCGGATCGCTCAGGAAGAAATCTTCGGGCCGGTCGCGACCGTGCTGCGCGCGCGCGACAACGACCATGCGCTCGAGCTTGCCAACGACACCCCGTTCGGCCTGTCGGCGGGCGTGTGCACACGCTCGCTGGCGCAGGCACGCCGCTTCCGGCGCCATCTCCGCGCCGGCATGGTGATGGTCAATACGGCCACCGCCGGCGTCGACTACCACGTCCCGTTCGGCGGCACCAAGGCCTCGTCATACGGCCCGCATGAACAAGGATGGGCCGCACGCGAGTTCTTTACCGCCGGCAAGACCAGCTACATCCGCACCTGA